One stretch of Miscanthus floridulus cultivar M001 chromosome 18, ASM1932011v1, whole genome shotgun sequence DNA includes these proteins:
- the LOC136521183 gene encoding pre-mRNA splicing factor SR-like 1 — MEIQSSGRPIEGLMEKVLSVNILSSDYFKELFKYKTYHEVVDEIYNQVDHVEPWMTGNCRGPSSAFCLLYKFFTMKLTVNQMHGLLKHQDSPYIRAIGFLYLRYVAEPKTLWTWYEPYIKDDEEFAPGSNGKLTTMGVYVRDLLLGQYYFDSLLPRVPLPILRQVTNHLEKLKLPIKQSGMTGDSNRLESNDTARRPPSVKASLSVSFGQRAPHRASTRDSSPVRRTLPSKQDKERSYDGDHAKSPPRKHRTRSSERDHDSERDRSDRDRGRYKDREHDRYARDHRDQDHHLQSYSDRDDERRGREKRDWDSDRNRHSSSRRSRSRSPVRGRADGDKHRSSPFGRAPESSNLAKLKDLYGDATNTKNDAGDDRAHRDSGTEEVIRLGGARWR; from the exons ATGGAGATCCAGTCGTCTGGCCGTCCCATCGAGGGGCTGATGGAGAAGGTGCTGTCCGTGAACATCCTCTCCTCGGACTACTTCAAGGAGCTCTTCAAGTACAAGACCTACCACGAGGTggtcgacgagatctacaaccaGGTGGACCACGTCGAGCCCTGGATGACCGGCAACTGCCGCGGGCCCTCCTCCGCCTTCTGCCTCCTCTACAAGTTTTTCACAATGAAGCTCACCGTCAATCAGATGCACGGGCTGCTCAAGCACCAGGACTCCCCTTACATCAGAGCT ATTGGATTCCTCTACCTGCGATATGTTGCAGAACCGAAGACACTGTGGACTTGGTATGAACCCTATATCAAGGATGACGAG GAGTTTGCCCCCGGCTCAAATGGTAAATTGACTACAATGGGCGTTTATGTGCGTGATCTCCTCCTTGGTCAG TACTATTTCGACAGTCTTCTTCCGCGAGTGCCCCTCCCAATTCTCCGACAGGTCACTAACCATCTTGAGAAGTTGAAGCTTCCAATAAAGCAGTCAGGAATGACTGGGGATTCCAATAGGCTTGAATCAAATGATACTGCCAGAAGGCCTCCTTCCGTAAAGGCTTCTTTGTCTGTCTCTTTTGGTCAGCGTGCTCCACACCGTGCATCGACAAGGGATTCTTCCCCAGTCCGAAGAACATTACCTTCCAAACAGGACAAGGAAAGAAGTTATGATGGTGACCATGCAAAATCGCCACCAAGGAAGCACAGAACTCGGAGCTCTGAGCGTGATCATGACTCTGAGAGGGATCGTTCAGATCGTGATCGTGGCAGGTACAAGGATAGGGAGCATGATCGTTATGCTCGTGATCACAGAGACCAGGATCATCATCTCCAGAGTTATTCAGATAGGGATGACGAAAGGCGAGGCCGTGAAAAGAGGGACTGGGATTCTGACCGAAATAGGCATTCAAGCTcccgcaggagcaggagcaggagtccagTCCGTGGCAGAGCTGACGGTGACAAACATCGCTCCAGCCCATTTGGTAGGGCACCAGAATCATCCAACCTGGCAAAGCTAAAGGATTTATACGGTGATGCAACAAACACAAAGAATGATGCTGGCGATGATAGAGCTCACAGGGATTCTGGAACGGAAGAGGTAATCCGACTGGGAGGGGCAAGGTGGAGGTGA